From Salvelinus namaycush isolate Seneca chromosome 2, SaNama_1.0, whole genome shotgun sequence, one genomic window encodes:
- the LOC120024703 gene encoding olfactory receptor class A-like protein 1, producing the protein MLDLCVTIKGVSFLLQTGLGFLGNTLVLLAYTQVVCSECRLQPVDIILCHLAFVDLILLLTRCVPQTMTVFGLRDLLNDPGCKVVIYTYRIARALSVCITCMLSVFQAVTIAPAGGPCLSRLKARLPRLIVPTIAGLWLFNMAVCFAAPLFSIAPRNGTVPAFTLNLGFCHVDFRDRLSYKINGVIVSTRDFVFVGLMLWSSGYILLLLHRHSRQVRSIRRSSQGGGAETRAANTVITLVVLYVVFFGIDNIIWIYMLTVDNVSPVVADMKIFFSSCYACLSPFFIISSNKKVKSKLVCVAADQEPPSVDTQDSNDKM; encoded by the coding sequence ATGTTGGATCTCTGTGTCACCATCAAAGGGGTGTCCTTCCTGTTGCAAACAGGGTTAGGGTTCCTGGGGAACACCCTGGTGCTGCTGGCCTACACCCAGGTCGTCTGCTCTGAGTGCCGACTCCAGCCTGTGGACATAATTCTCTGCCACCTAGCCTTCGTTGACCTGATTCTGCTCCTCACCCGCTGCGTCCCCCAGACCATGACTGTGTTTGGCCTGCGTGACCTGCTGAATGACCCGGGCTGCAAGGTGGTCATTTACACCTATCGCATCGCCCGGGCTCTGTCAGTGTGCATCACCTGTATGCTCAGTGTGTTCCAGGCAGTGACCATTGCCCCTGCAGGTGGACCCTGTTTGTCCAGGCTTAAGGCCCGGCTTCCCAGGCTCATCGTGCCCACCATCGCAGGGCTGTGGCTCTTCAACATGGCTGTATGCTTCGCAGCTCCATTGTTCTCGATTGCCCCTCGCAACGGCACAGTGCCTGCCTTCACCCTCAACCTGGGCTTCTGCCATGTGGACTTCAGGGACAGGCTGTCCTACAAGATCAATGGAGTGATTGTCTCTACACGGGACTTTGTCTTTGTGGGGCTCATGTTGTGGTCCAGTGGCTacatccttctcctcctccaccgtCACAGCCGCCAAGTGAGAAGCATCCGACGATCATCCCAGGGTGGAGGAGCTGAGACTAGGGCAGCCAATACAGTGATCACCCTGGTGGTGTTGTATGTTGTATTCTTCGGCATAGACAATATCATCTGGATTTACATGCTGACGGTAGATAATGTGTCTCCAGTGGTAGCTGACATGAAGATCTTCTTCTCCTCCTGTTATGCCTGTCTCAGCCCCTTTTTCATCATCAGCTCCAATAAGAAGGTCAAGAGTAAGTTGGTGTGTGTGGCAGCTGACCAAGAGCCGCCATCAGTCGACACCCAGGACTCCAATGACAAGATGTAA
- the LOC120059604 gene encoding protein PHTF2-like, translating to MARIAWYQEKIGAYDQQVWEKSLEQAELNGMDCKPKRSGHVKPDLIDVDLVRGSTFGKAKPDSPWTALTRKGLVRVLLFPFFFQWWIQVTSRSISTFILVLYFMQVAAAVLYVEVPAASASEQLGPMCLMLLLGTVHCQIVSTESNRSPSASPVSSSSTSPARRRRLRKGKGLKRTEGQGNDRDTELQPWQLEENQRLYRSEERRTNQRKSGFGASDELSSEEEEDNKEAKPPTSVAGPTPTTVLRKRHLHSFSNPSPPEEESSGGAKDTKVNPHDVEHLRTEGSRPASDTDDTMWEDLLQGPDSASTGSSDSEGEGRYCPGLTLPPSTTLSSDDENLQQGQLSWLQACHPSRDRVSAIIWEQGECKKADMSVLEISGIILTRVKVVEQGMGYLALGGLVTATLVLLPFGFRLAQRLDMTRLSFLSLAELAVMAVGPPDAKTYAFLFITTVERLCLTGLFFFMMCVAERTYKQRLVFAKLFNHITSARKAKKSEIPHFRLKNVQNIKMWLSLRSFLKRRGPQRSVDVIVSSIFLLALSIAFILCTQLLNSHHTFLDSETNWELMVWGSSLILFLLRLATLGSETNCKYSNVSVLLTEQINLYLKMEKKPNKKENLNIVNNVLKLATKLMKELDTPFRLLGLTVNPLIYNITRVVILSAVSAVVSDLLGFNIRLWKIKP from the exons ATGGCGAGAATAGCATGGTATCAAGAGAAG ATCGGTGCATATGATCAGCAGGTTTGGGAGAAGTCTCTGGAACAGGCTGAACTTAAT GGCATGGACTGTAAACCAAAGAGGTCCGGTCATGTCAAGCCAGACCTCATTGATGTTGACTTAGTAAGAG GGTCTACATTCGGCAAGGCCAAGCCCGATAGTCCATGGACGGCGTTGACCCGTAAGGGCCTGGTCAGGGTGCTCCTCTTCCCCTTCTTCTTCCAGTGGTGGATCCAGGTGACCTCCAGGTCTATCTCTACCTTTATCCTGGTGCTTTACTTCATGCAAG TGGCAGCAGCAGTGTTGTACGTAGAGGTTCCTGCAGCCAGTGCTAGTGAGCAGTTGGGGCCTATGTGTCTTATGTTATTGCTGGGGACAGTGCACTGCCAGATAGTGTCCACTGAGTCCAACCGGAGCCCTTCAGCCAGTCctgtcagcagcagcagcaccagcCCTGCACGCAGGAGGAG GCTAAGGAAGGGTAAAGGATTGAagaggacagagggacaggggaACGACAGGGACACTGAGCTGCAGCCTTGGCAGCTGGAGGAAAACCAAAGGTTGTACAGATCAGAGGAGAGAAGG ACAAATCAGAGAAAGTCGGGCTTTGGGGCCTCTGATGAGCTTTCcagtgaggaggaagaggataatAAGGAAGCAAAACCACCCACTAGTGTAGCTGGACCAACACCTACCACTGTCCTCAGGAAGAGACACCTTCACTCCTTCTCAAATCCCTCACCACCTGAG GAGGAAAGTAGTGGAGGTGCCAAGGACACTAAGGTGAACCCTCATGATGTGGAGCACCTGAGGACAGAGGGCTCGCGCCCGGCCTCTGACACAGATGATACTATGTGGGAGGATCTTCTTCAAGGGCCTGACTCCGCTTCCACTGGCAGCAGTGACAGTGAGGGGGAGGGGCGGTACTGCCCTGGCCTGACTCTCCCCCCATCCACCACTCTCAGCAGTGATGATGAGAACCTACAGCAG GGCCAACTATCATGGCTGCAGGCGTGCCACCCATCTAGAGACCGGGTCAGTGCCATCATCTGGGAGCAGGGGGAGTGCAAGAAAGCAGACATGTCAGTACTGGAGATCAGTGGGATCATCCTCACACGG GTGAAGGTGGTGGAGCAGGGCATGGGTTACCTAGCCCTGGGGGGGTTGGTCACTGCCACACTGGTGCTGCTTCCCTTTGGCTTCCGCCTGGCACAGCGGCTGGACATGACACGCCTGAGCTTCCTGTCTCTGGCTGAGCTGGCTGTCATGGCGGTGGGGCCGCCCGACGCCAAGACCTACGCCTTCCTCTTCATCACGACTGTGGAGAGGCTCTGCCTTACAGGCCTCTTCTTCTTCATGATGTGTGTGGCAGAGAGGACCTACAAACAG AGGCTTGTTTTCGCCAAACTCTTCAACCACATCACATCAGCACGAAAGGCCAAGAAGTCGGAAATCCCCCACTTCAGGCTGAAGAATGTGCAGAACATTAAGATGTGGCTGTCGCTCCGCTCCTTCCTCAAG AGACGTGGGCCCCAGCGTTCCGTTGATGTCATCGTCTCCTCCATATTCCTCCTGGCCCTTTCTATCGCCTTCATCTTGTGTACACAG CTACTAAACAGTCACCACACATTCCTGGACTCCGAGACCAACTGGGAGCTCATGGTGTGGGGTTCTTCTCTCATCCTCTTCCTGCTCCGCCTGGCCACTCTGGGCTCCGAGACCAACTGTAAATACAGCAACGTGTCAGTGCTGCTTACCGAACAG ATCAACTTGTATCTTAAGATGGAAAAGAAGCCCAACAAGAAAGAAAATTTGAACATAGTGAACAATGTTCTGAAGCTTGCAACAAAACTAATGAAA
- the LOC120024711 gene encoding olfactory receptor class A-like protein 1, whose amino-acid sequence MKSEEVVRGMLYLSLTVVGVPGNTAVIVAFLLALYQEHQLLPADAIVLHLACANLLVVGVRCLLETLATFRLVNIFGDTGCQGVIFVYRTSRSLSIWLTFVLSAYQCLSIATPGSCWASIRVLVARYLAVIFLTLWVINTSMSSAAIAFSLGSRNDSVNMQHSINVQFCYVRFPTMQSKQVNGAVQVGRDVVPMGMMTLASLVILVFLYRYSQQVKGLRSSSGASGGAERRAAKAVVALVTLYVVLYGVDNGLWVYTLTVRKTMSSSLISDLRIFFSSLYAALSPLVIIATNRKVNSRLRCVVQERPVQDKATTLSTV is encoded by the coding sequence ATGAAATCAGAGGAGGTGGTCCGGGGAATGCTGTACCTGTCTCTCACTGTGGTTGGAGTTCCGGGAAACACTGCTGTCATCGTGGCATTCCTCCTGGCACTGTACCAGGAGCATCAGCTTCTTCCTGCTGACGCCATTGTGCTGCACCTGGCCTGTGCCAACCTGCTGGTAGTAGGCGTGCGCTGCCTGCTGGAGACCCTGGCCACCTTCCGCCTGGTCAACATCTTTGGGGACACGGGCTGCCAGGGGGTGATCTTTGTCTACCGTACGTCTCGCTCCCTCTCCATCTGGCTCACCTTTGTGCTGAGTGCCTACCAGTGCCTGAGCATCGCTACTCCCGGCTCCTGCTGGGCCTCCATCCGTGTCCTGGTGGCTCGCTACCTGGCAGTGATCTTCCTCACCCTTTGGGTCATCAATACCTCCATGAGCTCGGCAGCCATAGCCTTCTCCCTGGGCTCCCGGAATGACTCGGTCAACATGCAGCACAGCATTAATGTTCAATTCTGCTATGTTCGCTTTCCTACTATGCAGTCCAAACAGGTGAACGGGGCTGTCCAGGTAGGGAGGGACGTGGTACCTATGGGCATGATGACCCTGGCCAGTCTGGTCATCCTTGTGTTCCTGTACCGCTACAGCCAGCAGGTGAAGGGACTCCGCAGCAGCTCTGGGGCCAGCGGTGGGGCAGAGCGGCGGGCGGCTAAGGCTGTAGTGGCCTTGGTGACCCTGTATGTGGTCCTCTATGGGGTGGATAATGGACTGTGGGTATACACCCTCACCGTGAGGAAGACCATGAGCTCCTCACTGATCTCAGACCTGCGCATATTCTTCTCGTCGCTGTATGCAGCGCTCAGCCCCCTGGTGATCATAGCCACCAACAGGAAGGTGAACAGCAGGCTGAGGTGTGTGGTGCAGGAGAGGCCCGTTCAGGACAAAGCCACTACACTatctactgtgtga